In Methanobacteriaceae archaeon, the following proteins share a genomic window:
- a CDS encoding cobalt-precorrin-7 (C(5))-methyltransferase codes for MSKLYIAGIGPGSADYVTPATRKAVKSAKITIGSKRALELFPEANEVVPLNVKDVQEKLEMAVDMVHDGKSVCVLSTGDPGFSGVLKPIKRIIKEKGLENKINLEVIPGISSLQLCAARQEIPWDEADLMTFHGRENSLEVINILNNGRPTIALPSRSTADMAQFLLDNGVNPQRKVAIGERLSYTDEKLVTSTLEEVAQSDFTYMCVMVIY; via the coding sequence AACTCCAGCCACTAGAAAAGCAGTTAAATCAGCTAAAATAACCATTGGAAGTAAAAGGGCACTAGAACTATTTCCAGAGGCCAATGAAGTGGTTCCATTGAATGTCAAAGACGTGCAGGAGAAATTAGAAATGGCCGTGGATATGGTTCATGATGGAAAAAGCGTTTGTGTCCTTTCAACCGGTGATCCTGGATTTTCAGGCGTTTTAAAACCGATAAAAAGAATAATTAAAGAAAAAGGATTAGAAAATAAAATTAATCTAGAAGTTATTCCGGGTATAAGCTCCTTACAGCTATGTGCAGCACGCCAGGAGATACCCTGGGACGAAGCAGACCTTATGACATTCCATGGGCGTGAAAATTCCCTGGAAGTAATAAATATCCTGAATAATGGCCGGCCCACCATTGCACTTCCTTCTCGCAGCACAGCAGACATGGCCCAATTTTTACTGGATAATGGAGTGAATCCCCAGAGAAAAGTGGCCATCGGCGAACGTTTAAGTTACACAGACGAAAAATTAGTCACCAGCACCCTGGAAGAAGTGGCCCAGAGTGATTTCACATATATGTGTGTTATGGTGATTTATTAG
- a CDS encoding cupin domain-containing protein has product MIIKDLKTARYFETLDGTFICELLHPDREKKEIKMECSIAHAILRPEESSHPHRLKKSSEVYFILEGKGLMYIGDEKAVLEPGQSVYIPPGEIQFIKNISDVELKFLCVVSPPWSKEDDEICLE; this is encoded by the coding sequence ATGATTATAAAAGATCTAAAAACTGCAAGATACTTTGAAACGTTGGATGGAACATTTATTTGCGAGTTATTGCATCCAGACCGAGAAAAGAAGGAAATAAAAATGGAATGTAGCATAGCTCATGCTATTTTGCGGCCTGAAGAGTCTTCCCATCCACACCGATTGAAAAAATCTTCTGAAGTTTATTTCATATTGGAAGGAAAAGGTTTGATGTATATTGGGGATGAAAAAGCCGTCTTAGAGCCAGGACAGTCGGTTTACATCCCGCCCGGTGAAATACAATTTATAAAAAATATTTCTGATGTTGAATTGAAGTTTTTATGTGTGGTCTCACCGCCCTGGAGTAAGGAAGACGATGAAATTTGTTTAGAATAA
- a CDS encoding H(2)-dependent methylenetetrahydromethanopterin dehydrogenase-related protein, which translates to MKISVYGAGNQDLYVNQLKLPEKYGGVPPYGGSRMAIEYAQAGHDVYLAEPNREMLSDEHWKIVEAAGVKVTADDAEAARHAEIAVLFTPFGKKTFEVAKEITKHMPENGIIANTCTVSPIVLYYVLERELRKDRKDIGIASLHPAAVPGTPQHGHYVIGGHSSSDLDIATEAQIQKCVQLAESCGKDAYIVPADVSSAVADMGSLVTAVTLSGVLDYYYVGTQIIKAPEEMVEKQILMTLQTIASLVETSGVNGMLKAMNPELLIKSAKSMHLSEEQEELDAAIKTLEKLDDNVNKWVQKGTIQPTNLVAAQALANELQNLMGGMAAEGTIRRCMRKMFE; encoded by the coding sequence ATGAAAATTTCAGTGTATGGTGCAGGAAATCAGGATCTTTATGTGAACCAACTTAAATTACCAGAGAAATACGGTGGAGTACCTCCTTATGGTGGAAGCCGAATGGCTATAGAATATGCTCAGGCAGGACATGATGTTTACTTGGCTGAACCAAATAGAGAAATGTTAAGTGATGAGCATTGGAAAATCGTAGAAGCTGCAGGGGTCAAAGTAACTGCTGATGATGCAGAAGCAGCTAGACATGCAGAAATAGCAGTTCTTTTCACTCCATTTGGTAAAAAAACCTTTGAAGTTGCTAAAGAAATTACTAAACACATGCCTGAAAACGGAATTATTGCCAACACTTGTACGGTGTCTCCTATAGTATTATACTATGTTTTAGAGCGTGAACTGAGAAAAGATAGGAAAGACATAGGAATAGCTTCCCTACACCCTGCAGCGGTACCTGGAACTCCTCAGCATGGCCACTATGTTATTGGTGGACATTCCTCTAGTGATCTGGATATTGCTACTGAAGCACAAATACAAAAATGTGTGCAACTAGCTGAAAGCTGTGGAAAAGACGCTTATATTGTTCCCGCAGATGTATCTTCAGCAGTAGCAGATATGGGATCGCTGGTGACTGCAGTAACACTATCTGGTGTTCTGGATTACTACTATGTGGGTACTCAGATTATTAAGGCCCCAGAAGAAATGGTGGAAAAACAAATTTTAATGACCTTACAGACCATTGCTTCTCTGGTAGAAACCTCTGGTGTTAATGGAATGCTGAAAGCCATGAACCCTGAACTTCTAATTAAGAGTGCTAAATCCATGCACTTATCCGAGGAACAGGAAGAACTGGATGCGGCAATAAAAACTCTTGAAAAACTGGATGACAACGTAAATAAATGGGTGCAAAAAGGAACCATTCAACCAACCAACTTGGTGGCTGCACAGGCCCTGGCCAATGAATTGCAGAATTTAATGGGTGGAATGGCTGCTGAAGGTACCATCCGAAGATGTATGCGGAAAATGTTTGAATAA
- a CDS encoding TRC40/GET3/ArsA family transport-energizing ATPase, whose translation MAFKDLFKFNKGKTTFVFVGGKGGVGKTTVSAATALWMAKSGKKTLVISTDPAHSLGDSLEQEIGHYPTPVVENLFAVEVDPEVAMEQYQAKMQEQQASNPGMGMDMLQDQMDMASMAPGIDETAAFDIFMQYMTTDEYDIVIFDTAPTGHTLRLLSFPEMMDSWVGKMINIRRQVGSMAKAFKNIMPFMGDEEEEDKALEDMEVTKKRIREARDVMADPNRTSFKMVIIPEEMSIYESERAMAALEKYNMHSDGVIVNQVLPEVTDCEFCEARRNLQQKRLKVIEEKFSDQLVAEIPLLKEEAKGLESLEKVAEMLYGQPNA comes from the coding sequence ATGGCATTTAAAGATCTATTTAAATTCAACAAAGGAAAAACAACATTTGTATTTGTTGGGGGTAAAGGAGGAGTGGGAAAAACTACGGTTTCTGCCGCTACTGCTTTATGGATGGCTAAATCTGGCAAAAAAACTTTAGTAATATCTACTGACCCGGCACACTCTCTGGGAGATTCACTGGAGCAAGAAATTGGACATTATCCAACTCCTGTGGTTGAAAATCTTTTTGCTGTGGAAGTGGACCCTGAAGTGGCCATGGAACAATATCAGGCAAAAATGCAAGAACAACAAGCTTCAAATCCTGGAATGGGAATGGACATGCTCCAGGACCAAATGGATATGGCATCCATGGCGCCGGGAATCGATGAAACTGCTGCTTTTGATATTTTCATGCAGTACATGACTACTGACGAGTACGACATTGTGATTTTCGACACGGCTCCAACTGGACACACCCTTAGACTACTTTCCTTCCCAGAAATGATGGATTCCTGGGTAGGAAAAATGATTAATATAAGGAGACAAGTGGGAAGTATGGCTAAGGCCTTTAAAAACATCATGCCTTTCATGGGTGATGAAGAAGAGGAAGATAAGGCCTTAGAAGACATGGAAGTAACCAAAAAAAGAATCAGAGAAGCAAGAGATGTTATGGCTGACCCTAACAGAACTTCATTCAAAATGGTTATCATTCCAGAAGAAATGTCAATCTACGAGTCTGAAAGAGCAATGGCGGCACTTGAAAAATATAACATGCACTCTGATGGAGTTATTGTAAACCAGGTCTTACCAGAAGTTACTGATTGTGAATTCTGTGAAGCTAGAAGAAACTTACAACAAAAGAGACTCAAAGTGATTGAGGAAAAATTCTCTGATCAGCTGGTAGCAGAAATTCCGTTACTAAAAGAAGAAGCCAAGGGTTTGGAATCATTAGAAAAAGTTGCTGAAATGTTATATGGTCAACCAAATGCTTAA
- a CDS encoding NAD+ synthase: MENKEIPVLNIEKAIEKMEEFIKIKVNDSGTSGIVLGLSGGIDSTIVAYLSQKALGSSNVLGLIMPSETTSSEDVEHAEVIAKLLGIEYEIIHIDHLIEPFYDLCSHQSNELARANLKARIRMMVLYYHSNSLNRLVAGTGNLSELLVGYFTKYGDGGVDILPIGDLYKTHVREVARGLEVPSEIIEKPPTAGLWPGQTDEEELGMEYAVLDEILHLMVDKSLENDIIAKKINLPISEIQRIRERVKNSQHKICSPEIPPLR; encoded by the coding sequence ATGGAAAATAAAGAAATTCCCGTTTTAAATATAGAAAAGGCCATTGAAAAGATGGAAGAATTTATAAAAATAAAAGTGAATGATTCTGGAACATCTGGAATTGTTCTAGGCCTTAGTGGAGGTATAGACTCCACGATAGTGGCTTATTTATCTCAGAAAGCATTAGGATCTTCCAATGTGCTTGGACTTATAATGCCCAGTGAAACTACCTCATCAGAGGATGTAGAGCACGCGGAAGTAATTGCTAAGCTACTGGGAATTGAATATGAAATAATTCATATTGACCATTTGATCGAACCGTTCTATGATTTATGTTCTCATCAATCCAATGAGCTTGCTCGAGCCAATTTAAAAGCCAGAATAAGAATGATGGTTCTTTATTACCATTCCAATTCATTGAATAGATTAGTAGCAGGTACTGGTAACCTCAGTGAACTACTGGTAGGTTACTTCACTAAATACGGAGATGGTGGAGTGGACATATTGCCTATTGGAGATTTATACAAGACTCATGTCCGAGAAGTGGCCAGAGGCCTGGAAGTTCCGTCCGAAATAATTGAAAAACCTCCCACTGCAGGCTTATGGCCTGGTCAGACCGATGAAGAAGAACTAGGAATGGAATATGCTGTTCTGGATGAAATTCTTCATTTAATGGTTGATAAATCATTAGAAAATGATATAATTGCTAAGAAAATTAATTTACCAATTTCTGAAATTCAAAGAATAAGAGAGCGAGTAAAAAACTCCCAGCATAAAATTTGCTCACCAGAAATACCACCCCTCAGATAA
- the cutA gene encoding divalent-cation tolerance protein CutA, whose protein sequence is MFALIYITTSSEDESSLIGEKLVSERLVGCANIISDIKSFYWWQGNIENDQESILLVKSLVSKVDDIIKRVKELHSYENPAIIALPIINGSQDYLTWLEEEIETEN, encoded by the coding sequence ATGTTTGCCTTGATTTATATTACCACTTCCAGTGAAGATGAATCTTCCCTCATAGGAGAAAAATTAGTTTCGGAAAGACTGGTTGGGTGTGCTAACATAATCAGTGACATTAAATCATTCTACTGGTGGCAGGGCAATATAGAAAATGACCAGGAGTCCATTTTATTAGTTAAAAGTCTGGTAAGTAAGGTTGATGACATTATAAAAAGAGTAAAAGAGTTGCACAGCTATGAAAATCCAGCTATAATAGCCTTACCCATAATTAATGGTTCACAAGATTATTTGACTTGGCTGGAAGAAGAAATAGAAACTGAAAATTGA
- the leuS gene encoding leucine--tRNA ligase encodes MKKNVESKWQKKWDESKVFQSDPDEREKLFLTVAYPYPSGAMHIGHGRTYTVPDVYARFKRMRGYNVLFPMAWHVTGAPVIGIAKRIQRRDPWTMDIYQNIHKVPEEELERFTDPEYIVKYFSSEYHEVMEHMGYSIDWRREFRTTDPSYQKFIEWQIRQLKDKGYVKQGAHPVKYCGECENPVGDHDLLEGEGVGINELTLLKFEIDGYFLVPATFRPETIYGATNLWLNPEVNYLKVRADDEEWLISKEAHDNLSQQKTLEIIEEVDPKPLIGRMVKNIVTGEEHPILPASFVDPEYGSGVVFSVPGHAPADYIALQDLKNNPELLNKYDLKEIVQKIQPINVITLKGYGEFPAQELIEKLGVKNQNDAKLQEATNELYKQEHAKGVMSEHITNYSGRKVSVARDEISAQLREIGQASLMYDFAERPVICRCGNRCVVKIMEDQWFMKYSDEEWKNKTRNTLERMKIVPEEVRANFKYYIGWLHDWACSRRIGLGTKIPWDPQWIIEPLTDSSIYMSYYTIAKYLREMNPDHLNDEFFSQVFLNKPGDVKVEESLLNEIKDEFNYWYPLDWRLSAKDLIGNHLTFHVFHHAAIFPEDKRPQGIVVFGMGLLEGHKMSSSKGNVILLSDAISNHGADVVRLFLMSAAEPWQDFDWREKEVKGTKRRLEWFVEFAQRVEDIHEGPLYINEVGTESDIVPKNFISKWMLGQLNLRIKDATEALEGFQTRKAVQDSLFLLKKDLDHYFHRIKSDLENEEQVPEISFVLATVLEAWIRLMAPFTPHTSEELWEKYGGEGFVSEAPWPKYNPDLVDDKVQKAEEIIQGLVKDISEIKKIVDVEPEKIHVYLAPEWKWNVFDIAREVGRPDIGRIMGQSVQQNVHDDKKEIAEFAKKISREMTRISYVGYLDEYQILSDSLDYISGEVGAEVIVHQDADYDPEAKAKNAMPYKPAIFIE; translated from the coding sequence TTGAAAAAGAACGTGGAGAGTAAATGGCAAAAGAAATGGGATGAATCAAAAGTATTTCAATCAGATCCAGATGAAAGAGAAAAATTATTCTTAACGGTTGCCTACCCTTATCCCAGTGGCGCCATGCACATTGGGCACGGACGTACCTATACTGTTCCTGATGTTTATGCACGTTTTAAAAGAATGCGAGGATATAATGTGCTATTTCCCATGGCTTGGCACGTTACTGGAGCCCCGGTTATTGGAATAGCCAAGCGTATACAGCGTCGCGACCCCTGGACCATGGATATTTACCAGAATATCCATAAAGTACCTGAAGAGGAACTGGAAAGATTCACAGACCCAGAATACATTGTAAAGTACTTCAGTAGTGAGTATCATGAAGTTATGGAACATATGGGTTATTCCATAGACTGGAGAAGAGAATTTAGAACTACTGATCCATCTTATCAAAAATTTATTGAATGGCAAATTCGCCAACTCAAAGACAAAGGCTATGTAAAACAGGGTGCCCACCCAGTGAAGTACTGTGGCGAGTGTGAAAATCCTGTAGGAGATCACGACCTTTTAGAAGGGGAAGGTGTGGGAATTAACGAATTAACCCTTCTTAAATTTGAAATTGATGGTTATTTCCTTGTCCCGGCAACTTTCCGCCCAGAAACTATTTACGGAGCCACTAACCTCTGGCTAAATCCTGAAGTTAATTATCTTAAAGTTAGGGCTGATGATGAAGAATGGTTAATAAGTAAAGAGGCTCATGACAATCTTTCACAACAAAAAACCTTAGAAATCATAGAAGAAGTTGATCCCAAGCCATTAATTGGTCGCATGGTAAAAAATATCGTTACGGGGGAAGAACACCCTATTCTACCAGCTAGTTTTGTTGATCCAGAATATGGGAGTGGGGTGGTCTTTTCTGTACCGGGTCATGCCCCCGCAGATTATATTGCCCTTCAAGATCTTAAAAACAATCCAGAACTTCTAAATAAATATGATCTAAAAGAAATTGTGCAAAAAATTCAACCTATTAATGTCATTACTTTAAAAGGATATGGAGAATTCCCTGCTCAGGAATTAATTGAAAAGTTGGGTGTTAAAAATCAAAATGATGCCAAACTCCAGGAAGCCACCAATGAGCTTTACAAACAGGAACATGCTAAGGGAGTTATGAGTGAGCATATAACCAATTATAGTGGCCGTAAAGTCTCGGTAGCCCGTGATGAAATAAGTGCCCAGCTTCGGGAAATAGGTCAGGCCAGTTTAATGTATGATTTTGCTGAAAGACCCGTTATTTGCCGCTGCGGAAACCGTTGTGTAGTTAAAATAATGGAAGACCAGTGGTTCATGAAGTATTCTGATGAAGAATGGAAAAATAAAACTCGAAACACTCTGGAAAGGATGAAAATTGTCCCTGAAGAAGTTCGAGCCAATTTCAAATATTATATTGGATGGTTACATGATTGGGCCTGTTCTCGTAGGATTGGGCTGGGAACCAAGATTCCATGGGATCCACAGTGGATAATAGAACCACTGACCGATTCCAGCATTTACATGTCATATTATACTATTGCCAAATACCTTAGAGAAATGAATCCTGATCATTTAAATGATGAATTCTTCTCACAAGTGTTCTTAAATAAACCTGGGGATGTTAAAGTAGAAGAAAGTCTTTTAAATGAAATAAAAGATGAATTCAACTACTGGTATCCGCTGGATTGGAGATTATCAGCCAAGGATCTGATTGGAAACCACCTCACCTTCCATGTATTCCACCACGCCGCCATATTTCCCGAAGACAAACGGCCACAAGGAATTGTTGTATTCGGAATGGGGCTCTTAGAAGGCCATAAAATGTCGTCCTCTAAAGGAAATGTAATACTTCTCTCTGATGCTATTAGTAATCATGGCGCAGATGTGGTAAGACTCTTTTTAATGTCTGCTGCCGAACCATGGCAGGACTTTGATTGGAGAGAAAAGGAGGTCAAAGGAACTAAGAGGAGACTGGAATGGTTCGTAGAGTTCGCTCAAAGAGTGGAAGACATACATGAAGGCCCACTCTACATCAATGAAGTTGGAACTGAATCAGATATTGTTCCAAAGAACTTCATAAGTAAATGGATGCTGGGCCAATTAAATCTAAGAATTAAAGATGCCACTGAAGCATTAGAAGGATTCCAAACCAGAAAAGCAGTTCAAGACTCTCTTTTCCTCCTTAAAAAGGATCTGGATCATTACTTCCACCGGATTAAATCTGACCTAGAGAATGAGGAACAAGTACCCGAAATTTCATTTGTTCTGGCCACGGTTCTAGAAGCATGGATTAGATTAATGGCTCCTTTCACACCTCACACCTCAGAAGAACTTTGGGAGAAATATGGGGGAGAAGGATTTGTATCAGAAGCTCCATGGCCCAAATATAATCCGGATTTAGTAGATGATAAGGTTCAAAAGGCAGAAGAAATCATCCAGGGACTGGTTAAAGATATTTCAGAGATTAAAAAAATTGTAGATGTGGAACCCGAAAAAATACATGTTTATCTGGCTCCGGAATGGAAATGGAATGTTTTTGACATAGCCCGCGAAGTTGGAAGGCCTGATATTGGTCGAATAATGGGCCAATCTGTGCAGCAAAATGTCCATGATGATAAAAAGGAAATTGCTGAGTTTGCTAAAAAAATAAGCCGGGAAATGACCCGTATTAGTTATGTAGGCTATCTGGATGAGTACCAAATACTTTCTGATTCTTTGGATTACATATCCGGAGAAGTAGGAGCAGAAGTTATTGTTCACCAGGACGCTGATTATGACCCTGAAGCTAAGGCCAAAAATGCCATGCCCTATAAACCGGCTATTTTCATAGAATAA
- the hisG gene encoding ATP phosphoribosyltransferase, with translation MKLRIAIPSKGRISEPSVKLLSKAGIGLKDTANRKLFSDTYHPDITVMFTRAADIPEFVADGAADIGITGLDLIEEKNVQIRLLEDLNFGNASLVLAVPEDSSVESLSDIESGTVVATEFPNLTGRYLEKNGIDAKIVELSGSTEIAPFIGVADIITDLTSTGTTLKMNHLKIIDTILDSSIKLIANPKSYNEKKEIIEEVRTGIRGVMDAEGKKLIMLNVDEGNLDKVTRAMPGMTGPTISKVLSSEHVVAVHAVVDEFDVFKLVNQLKKLGARDILVVPIERII, from the coding sequence ATGAAACTTAGAATAGCTATCCCATCTAAGGGAAGAATCAGCGAACCTTCGGTAAAGCTTTTATCAAAGGCAGGGATTGGATTAAAAGACACGGCCAATAGAAAACTTTTCTCAGATACTTATCATCCGGATATAACAGTCATGTTCACTCGGGCAGCAGATATACCTGAATTTGTGGCTGATGGGGCAGCAGATATTGGAATAACTGGCTTGGACCTAATTGAAGAAAAAAATGTTCAAATAAGGTTATTAGAAGACCTTAATTTTGGAAATGCTAGTTTAGTTTTAGCAGTTCCAGAAGATTCATCAGTGGAATCATTAAGTGATATAGAATCTGGAACAGTGGTGGCCACAGAATTTCCTAATTTAACTGGCAGATATTTGGAAAAAAATGGCATTGATGCTAAAATAGTGGAATTAAGTGGTTCTACTGAGATTGCACCTTTTATTGGGGTGGCAGATATCATAACTGATCTCACCAGCACAGGAACCACTTTAAAAATGAATCATCTCAAAATAATAGATACTATTCTTGACAGCTCTATTAAATTAATAGCTAATCCTAAAAGCTACAATGAAAAAAAAGAAATAATTGAAGAAGTACGCACTGGAATTAGGGGTGTAATGGATGCTGAAGGTAAAAAGCTCATTATGCTTAATGTAGATGAAGGAAATCTTGATAAAGTAACTCGGGCTATGCCAGGCATGACCGGACCTACCATATCCAAAGTGCTTTCTAGTGAGCATGTAGTGGCAGTTCACGCGGTTGTTGATGAATTTGATGTCTTTAAACTTGTAAATCAATTAAAAAAGTTAGGTGCACGGGATATTTTAGTAGTGCCTATAGAAAGAATAATATAA